The Vicia villosa cultivar HV-30 ecotype Madison, WI linkage group LG1, Vvil1.0, whole genome shotgun sequence genome includes a region encoding these proteins:
- the LOC131644276 gene encoding rRNA-processing protein EFG1-like isoform X2 — protein MVHGGLNKRRVRVNPPSRRSTTKKFKPPVSLKNQIRSAERMLRKNLPLEVKAAQEQKLESLKKQQEVHNRLAMERKIFLRDKKIKFFERRKIERRIRRLEKLQRASSSSSPDQLASLKHDLQYVMYFPKSEKYVPLFCGSDDQEIVDKRNGLRKQIEERLSAAAASGKDLEETGSEDDGLLDLSDDDFFVAGSSSDEADADDELTDKSTREQASSASGKAVSGMSSDEKNQISARTLMPPPRPSNKMSRFGSSLGQNSSKQRSEFSTFNNTSNYKSSSDFRVRERFGSSSGQTSSKPRFEISTSSNTSNYTSNRKCSSDFRVREPSRSGTGNGSSISSNSDAHKPRRKRRPKKKKQV, from the exons ATGGTTCACGGCGGTTTAAACAAGCGGCGCGTGAGGGTTAACCCTCCAAGCCGTCGATCCACCACCAAGAAATTCAAACCTCCGGTGTCCCTCAAAAACCAGATTAGATCCGCCGAACGCATGCTCCGAAAG AATTTACCATTGGAAGTTAAAGCAGCACAGGAGCAGAAGCTGGAATCACTGAAGAAACAGCAGGAGGTTCACAACCGCCTGGCTATGGAACGGAAGATATTCTTACGCGACAAGAAGATTAAGTTCTTTGAGAGGAGAAAAATTGAACGGAGAATTAGACGGTTGGAGAAGCTTCAGCgtgcttcgtcttcttcttcccctGACCAGCTTGCATCGCTTAAGCATGATCTTCAATATGTTATG TACTTTCCCAAGAGTGAGAAATATGTTCCTCTATTTTGTGGAAGTGATGATCAAGAGATAGTTGACAAGCGAAATGGACTGCGCAAACAGATTGAAGAAAGGTTATCTGCGGCTGCTGCAAGTGGCAAGGATTTAGAAG AGACTGGCAGCGAGGATGACGGGCTTTTAGATCTTAGTGATGATGATTTTTTCGTTGCTGGAAGTTCTAGTGATGAAGCTGATGCAGATGATGAATTGACAGACAAAAGCACCAG AGAGCAGGCTTCTAGTGCTTCTGGAAAAGCTGTGTCTGGCATGTCTAGCGATGAAAAAAACCAG ATTTCTGCTAGAACTTTGATGCCTCCTCCTCGCCCTTCAAACAAGATGTCAAGGTTTGGATCATCTTTAGGCCAAAATTCATCTAAACAGAGATCTGAGTTTTCTACATTCAATAATACATCAAACTACAAAAGCAGCTCAGACTTCAGAGTAAGGGAAAGGTTTGGATCATCTTCAGGTCAAACTTCATCTAAACCGAGATTTGAGATTTCCACATCCAGCAACACATCAAACTACACATCAAACAGAAAATGCAGCTCAGACTTTAGAGTAAGGGAACCTTCAAGATCAGGGACAGGTAATGGAAGTAGTATAAGCTCAAACTCTGATGCTCACAAGCCTCGGAGAAAAAGAAGACCTAAGAAGAAGAAGCAG GTATGA
- the LOC131644276 gene encoding rRNA-processing protein EFG1-like isoform X1, with product MVHGGLNKRRVRVNPPSRRSTTKKFKPPVSLKNQIRSAERMLRKNLPLEVKAAQEQKLESLKKQQEVHNRLAMERKIFLRDKKIKFFERRKIERRIRRLEKLQRASSSSSPDQLASLKHDLQYVMYFPKSEKYVPLFCGSDDQEIVDKRNGLRKQIEERLSAAAASGKDLEETGSEDDGLLDLSDDDFFVAGSSSDEADADDELTDKSTREQASSASGKAVSGMSSDEKNQRQISARTLMPPPRPSNKMSRFGSSLGQNSSKQRSEFSTFNNTSNYKSSSDFRVRERFGSSSGQTSSKPRFEISTSSNTSNYTSNRKCSSDFRVREPSRSGTGNGSSISSNSDAHKPRRKRRPKKKKQV from the exons ATGGTTCACGGCGGTTTAAACAAGCGGCGCGTGAGGGTTAACCCTCCAAGCCGTCGATCCACCACCAAGAAATTCAAACCTCCGGTGTCCCTCAAAAACCAGATTAGATCCGCCGAACGCATGCTCCGAAAG AATTTACCATTGGAAGTTAAAGCAGCACAGGAGCAGAAGCTGGAATCACTGAAGAAACAGCAGGAGGTTCACAACCGCCTGGCTATGGAACGGAAGATATTCTTACGCGACAAGAAGATTAAGTTCTTTGAGAGGAGAAAAATTGAACGGAGAATTAGACGGTTGGAGAAGCTTCAGCgtgcttcgtcttcttcttcccctGACCAGCTTGCATCGCTTAAGCATGATCTTCAATATGTTATG TACTTTCCCAAGAGTGAGAAATATGTTCCTCTATTTTGTGGAAGTGATGATCAAGAGATAGTTGACAAGCGAAATGGACTGCGCAAACAGATTGAAGAAAGGTTATCTGCGGCTGCTGCAAGTGGCAAGGATTTAGAAG AGACTGGCAGCGAGGATGACGGGCTTTTAGATCTTAGTGATGATGATTTTTTCGTTGCTGGAAGTTCTAGTGATGAAGCTGATGCAGATGATGAATTGACAGACAAAAGCACCAG AGAGCAGGCTTCTAGTGCTTCTGGAAAAGCTGTGTCTGGCATGTCTAGCGATGAAAAAAACCAG AGGCAGATTTCTGCTAGAACTTTGATGCCTCCTCCTCGCCCTTCAAACAAGATGTCAAGGTTTGGATCATCTTTAGGCCAAAATTCATCTAAACAGAGATCTGAGTTTTCTACATTCAATAATACATCAAACTACAAAAGCAGCTCAGACTTCAGAGTAAGGGAAAGGTTTGGATCATCTTCAGGTCAAACTTCATCTAAACCGAGATTTGAGATTTCCACATCCAGCAACACATCAAACTACACATCAAACAGAAAATGCAGCTCAGACTTTAGAGTAAGGGAACCTTCAAGATCAGGGACAGGTAATGGAAGTAGTATAAGCTCAAACTCTGATGCTCACAAGCCTCGGAGAAAAAGAAGACCTAAGAAGAAGAAGCAG GTATGA